AAAACGTATCGTAACATTGTGCAATCCAAAAAATCCACTTCTCCTATTCCTTCTCCGCCAACACCCGAAGCGTATAATTGTGAACACGTTCAAATTGCTCATCCAAGCCCATATCACTGTTATCGAATTCAATGGCATCATCGGCTTTTCGTAAAGGTGATATAGCACGGGTAGAATCGATAAAATCCCGTTTTTGAACGTTCTCCAATACTTCCTCAAAGCTTACTTCCTCTCCCTTGTCCAACAGTTCCTTATAGCGTCTGGTCGCTCTGGTATTTGGGGAGGCGGTCATAAAAAACTTGAGTTCTGCATTAGGAAAAACGACGGTACCGATATCCCTACCATCCATTACGATGCCTTTTTCCTTGTTACCCATTTCCTGTTGCAATTTCACCAACATATGCCTTACCTCTTCAATCGCAGCAACCCTGCTGACATATTTGGAAACGTGCATTGTTCGTGTTTCCTGCTCCACATTTTTGCCATTCATGAACATTTCAGATTTCCCAAGTGTTTTATTAGGGACAAACTTTAAATCTATTTTAGGCAATTCTTGTATCAAACCCGGTATATCCTCTTCTCCATCCCCAAGGTATTTTGAATCTAAGGCAAAAAGGGTAACGGCACGGTACATGGCTCCTGTATCCACATACACATAATCAAGTGCTGTAGCCAAACGCTTGGCCAAAGTACTTTTTCCTGTGGAAGAATATCCGTCTATGGCAATGGTGATTTTTCGCATTTATGCTGAATTTAGTTCAGTAATGCTAAAAATAGCTAGAAAATCATTAGAAAAACTAAAGTTTCTTTGCGTTTTTGACCTTGGTCTTGGTGACGGCAATGGCTATCACCTCACTCATATCAGAAACATAATGGAACGTCAATCCTTTTAGGTAATCTTCCTTGATTTCTTGAATATCCTTTCTATTATCCTCACAAAGAATGATTTCCTTGATACGAGCTCTTTTAGCCGCCAAAATCTTTTCCTTGATTCCACCAACGGGCAGCACTTTTCCCCTAAGGGTTATCTCCCCTGTCATCGCCAAGCTCTTTTTTACCTTTTTTTGCGTAAAGAGCGAGACCAAAGAAGTAAGCATGGTTATTCCTGCGCTGGGACCATCTTTTGGTGTGGCTCCTTCGGGAACATGAATATGAACATTGTAGTTGTCAAACACTTCTGGGTTAATATCAAAAATATCTGCATTGGATTTGATATACTCCATGGCAATTGTGGCAGATTCCTTCATCACCTTACCCAAGTTTCCAGTAATATTAAGAGCACCTTTTCCTTTGGATAAGATAGATTCGATAAATAGAATATCACCTCCAACACTGGTCCACGCCAATCCTGTTACAACGCCGGCAACATCATTGTTCTCGTACTTGTCACGCTCCAAACGGGCAGGTCCCAATATTTTTTCTACATCGGTATTGTTGACCTTGATGTTATATTCCTCTTCAATAGCTATGGATTTGGCCGCATAGCGCACCATTTTTGCCAATTGCTTTTCTAGACTACGCACTCCGGATTCTCGGGTATACCCCTCGACAATTTTCTCCAATTGCGGCTTTCCAATTTTTAAATCTTTGTTCGAAAGCCCATGCTCCTTTAATTGCTTTGGCAATAGGTGTTTTTTGGCAATCTCTACCTTTTCTTCAATGGTATAACCTGTTACATTGATGATTTCCATACGATCGCGCAATGCTGGCTGAATGCTACCCAAATTATTTGCAGTGGCAATGAACATTACTTTGGAAAGGTCATAGCCCATCTCCAAGAAATTATCATGGAACTCACTGTTCTGCTCCGGGTCAAGAACTTCCAACATGGCAGAAGAAGGGTCACCCTGATGGCTGTTGGAAAGCTTATCGATTTCGTCCAAGATAAACACCGGGTTGGAAGTGCCCGCTTTCTTAAGACTCTGGACGATTCTTCCGGGCATAGCGCCAATATAGGTTTTACGATGTCCCCTAATCTCAGCTTCGTCGCGCAAACCTCCCAAAGACATCCGCACATATTCTCTCCCCAAAGCTTCGGCAACTGATTTACCCAAGGATGTCTTACCTACCCCTGGAGGTCCGTAAAGACAAAGGATGGGGGATTTCATATCGTTTCGAAGTTTTAAAACGGCGAGATATTCGATAATTCTTCGCTTCACATCTTCAAGACCATAATGGTCTCTATCCAATATTCGCTGGGCTCTTTTTAAATCGAACTTGTCCTTGGAAAATTCGTTCCACGGTAAATCCAAGATCAAGTCCAAATAGTTACGCTGAATGGAATATTCCGCAACCTGTGGATTCATACGCTGCATTTTAGCTAGTTCGCGCTCAAAATGTTCCTTAACTTTTTTGTTCCATTTCTTTTTCTTGGCCTTGGCCCGCATTTCATCCACTTCTTCCTCATACGAAATTCCGCCAAGTTCTTCTTGGATGGTCTTCATCTGTTGGTGCAGGAAATACTCTTTCTGCTGTTGGTCCATGTCGCTGCGCACCTTTGACTGGATATCATTTTTCAATTCCAGTTTCTGAAGTTCCGTGTTCATGTACTTCAAGGTCGTCAATGCGCGCTCTTGCAGGTTTGGAATCTCAAGAAGGTTTTGTTTTTCGGCAACGCTAAGGTTAAGATTGGACGATACAAAATTGATAAGAAATGAATTGCTCTGTATATTTTTTATAGCAAATGTCGCTTCACTTGGAATATTTGGATTATCCTTTATAATCTTAAAAGCCAATTCTTTGATAGAATCAATGATCGCTTTGAATTCTTCGCTTTTTTCATCGGGTCGCTCTTCTGCAGCTTCTTTTACAGTAGCGGTCAGATAAGGCTTTTCAGAAACCACTTCGGCAATTTCAAACCGTTTTTTTCCCTGAATAATGACCGTTGTATTTCCATCGGGCATTTGCAAGACCCTTAAAATTCGTGCAACGGTTCCCAAAGTATTGATGTCCTTCACTCCAGGGTTTTCCGTTTCTTCGTCTTTCTGTGAGACCACACCAATGGTTTTAGAACCATTATTGGCATCTTTTATTAGGTTTATGGACTTATCCCTTCCAGCAGTAATTGGAATCACCACTCCCGGAAAGAGTACGGTATTGCGTAAAGGCAGAACAGGCAATGTCTCCGGAAGGTCTTCCTTGTTCATTTCCTCCTCGTCCTCTGGTGTCAATAATGGTATTAATTCTGCATCTTCATCTAGACCTTGCAGTGAAATATTGTCAAAAGTTGAAATTTTTATTTCTCCCATAGCATCTATTTCGGTCATTTTGTCACAAACGACCCATATCTTCAGTTTATAATTGAACAACCAGCCCTTTTAATAGCTTTAAAACAAGAATTATAAAGGGTTTGGGGTTCTTTTTCTCTTCCATAAAGGCAATTCTTGTGCCATTAAAAATTAAAATTTTAGAAAAAGTGTAACAATTGATAAATTCATCCATCTCTAAGACAAACCATTCATTTTTTGAGCCACCAAAATGAACATACTGATGCACTGCTTGAATCTTGTTTAAAAGGAAAACAAAGTGCGCAACTGGAAATTTACAATAGGTACTATAAAGCTATGTACAACATATCTTTTAGGATTGTAAAGGACGCTGCGGAAGCTGAAGATGTGATGCAAGAATCGTTTTTGAACGCGTTTACGAAACTGCATACATTTAAAGGAGACGTGACCTTTGGGGCATGGTTAAAGCGAATTGTGATAAACAACAGTATCTATCATTACAAAAAACAGCAAAAAACAAAAGCTGTTGATTTAGATGAAGTATTGTACAAGGTCGAAGATAATGATGAAGTTGCTTTGAATCACAATGGTTATACTGAACTGAAGGCTCAAAAAGTGATGGAAACCATGAAAAGTTTAAAAGATAATTACAGAGTTTCTTTGACCTTACATCTAATTGAAGGATACGATTACGAAGAAATCAGTGACATTA
The nucleotide sequence above comes from Flagellimonas sp. HMM57. Encoded proteins:
- the cmk gene encoding (d)CMP kinase; its protein translation is MRKITIAIDGYSSTGKSTLAKRLATALDYVYVDTGAMYRAVTLFALDSKYLGDGEEDIPGLIQELPKIDLKFVPNKTLGKSEMFMNGKNVEQETRTMHVSKYVSRVAAIEEVRHMLVKLQQEMGNKEKGIVMDGRDIGTVVFPNAELKFFMTASPNTRATRRYKELLDKGEEVSFEEVLENVQKRDFIDSTRAISPLRKADDAIEFDNSDMGLDEQFERVHNYTLRVLAEKE
- the lon gene encoding endopeptidase La; the protein is MGEIKISTFDNISLQGLDEDAELIPLLTPEDEEEMNKEDLPETLPVLPLRNTVLFPGVVIPITAGRDKSINLIKDANNGSKTIGVVSQKDEETENPGVKDINTLGTVARILRVLQMPDGNTTVIIQGKKRFEIAEVVSEKPYLTATVKEAAEERPDEKSEEFKAIIDSIKELAFKIIKDNPNIPSEATFAIKNIQSNSFLINFVSSNLNLSVAEKQNLLEIPNLQERALTTLKYMNTELQKLELKNDIQSKVRSDMDQQQKEYFLHQQMKTIQEELGGISYEEEVDEMRAKAKKKKWNKKVKEHFERELAKMQRMNPQVAEYSIQRNYLDLILDLPWNEFSKDKFDLKRAQRILDRDHYGLEDVKRRIIEYLAVLKLRNDMKSPILCLYGPPGVGKTSLGKSVAEALGREYVRMSLGGLRDEAEIRGHRKTYIGAMPGRIVQSLKKAGTSNPVFILDEIDKLSNSHQGDPSSAMLEVLDPEQNSEFHDNFLEMGYDLSKVMFIATANNLGSIQPALRDRMEIINVTGYTIEEKVEIAKKHLLPKQLKEHGLSNKDLKIGKPQLEKIVEGYTRESGVRSLEKQLAKMVRYAAKSIAIEEEYNIKVNNTDVEKILGPARLERDKYENNDVAGVVTGLAWTSVGGDILFIESILSKGKGALNITGNLGKVMKESATIAMEYIKSNADIFDINPEVFDNYNVHIHVPEGATPKDGPSAGITMLTSLVSLFTQKKVKKSLAMTGEITLRGKVLPVGGIKEKILAAKRARIKEIILCEDNRKDIQEIKEDYLKGLTFHYVSDMSEVIAIAVTKTKVKNAKKL
- a CDS encoding RNA polymerase sigma factor, which produces MSHQNEHTDALLESCLKGKQSAQLEIYNRYYKAMYNISFRIVKDAAEAEDVMQESFLNAFTKLHTFKGDVTFGAWLKRIVINNSIYHYKKQQKTKAVDLDEVLYKVEDNDEVALNHNGYTELKAQKVMETMKSLKDNYRVSLTLHLIEGYDYEEISDIMNISYANCRTTISRAKESLRKKLTVNVGL